Proteins encoded within one genomic window of Paenarthrobacter sp. JL.01a:
- a CDS encoding ABC transporter ATP-binding protein: protein MKLELKGISKAFGTFYANQDIDLVVESGQIHCLLGENGAGKSTLMNVLYGLYEPTAGQILVDDKPVNFRGPGDAMAAGIGMVHQHFMLVPVFTVAENVALGAEPTSFGGVLSIDETRKKIREISDKYGFDVDPDALVEDLPVGVQQRVEIIKALVREAKVLILDEPTAVLTPQETDELLDIMRQLKAGGTSIVFISHKLREVKAVSDVITVVRRGKVVGDAPPTASPTELASMMVGRPVSLSLNKAAAQPKETTFVVENLTVRAANGTNVVDGISFDIAQGEILAIAGVQGNGQTELTEAILGVQEHVTGSVVLDGKQLLGLPVKDVLRSGVGFVPEDRTVDGLVGPFSVAENLVLDLYDQAPFASGISMKPAKVAEHAKAKIEEFDIRTPSAGSAAGTLSGGNQQKVVMARELSRPLRLFIASQPTRGVDVGSIEFLHKRIVAERDVGTPVMIVSTELDEVIELADRIAVLYKGKLVGIVPAGTPRDTLGLMMAGVGPEGGSDDH, encoded by the coding sequence GTGAAACTCGAATTGAAGGGGATCTCGAAAGCGTTCGGGACCTTCTATGCCAACCAAGACATCGACCTCGTGGTCGAATCCGGCCAGATCCATTGCCTCCTGGGCGAAAACGGCGCCGGCAAATCAACGCTCATGAATGTGCTTTACGGGCTGTATGAGCCCACCGCCGGCCAGATCCTGGTGGACGACAAGCCGGTAAACTTCCGTGGCCCCGGTGACGCCATGGCGGCCGGTATCGGCATGGTGCACCAGCACTTCATGCTGGTCCCTGTTTTCACGGTGGCCGAAAACGTAGCGCTCGGTGCCGAACCGACGTCGTTCGGCGGCGTCCTCAGCATCGATGAGACCCGGAAAAAGATTCGGGAAATTTCCGACAAGTACGGCTTCGACGTCGATCCCGATGCCCTGGTGGAAGACCTCCCGGTGGGCGTCCAACAGCGCGTGGAAATCATCAAGGCCCTGGTCCGTGAAGCCAAGGTCCTCATCCTGGACGAGCCCACAGCCGTGCTCACCCCGCAGGAAACCGACGAATTGCTGGACATCATGCGCCAGCTCAAGGCCGGTGGGACGTCCATCGTCTTCATCTCGCACAAACTGCGCGAAGTTAAAGCCGTCTCCGACGTGATCACAGTGGTCCGCCGCGGCAAAGTGGTGGGCGACGCCCCTCCCACGGCGTCTCCCACTGAGCTCGCCTCCATGATGGTGGGCCGCCCGGTCAGCCTGAGCCTGAACAAGGCCGCCGCCCAGCCCAAGGAAACCACGTTCGTCGTCGAAAACCTCACGGTCCGCGCCGCCAACGGCACCAATGTGGTGGACGGGATCAGCTTCGACATCGCGCAGGGAGAGATCCTGGCGATCGCAGGGGTCCAGGGCAACGGCCAAACCGAACTGACCGAAGCCATCCTCGGAGTCCAGGAACACGTGACAGGCTCGGTGGTCCTGGACGGGAAGCAACTCCTGGGCCTGCCCGTCAAGGACGTCCTGCGTTCGGGCGTCGGCTTTGTTCCCGAAGACCGGACTGTTGACGGCTTGGTGGGGCCTTTCTCGGTGGCCGAGAACCTGGTTCTTGACCTCTACGACCAGGCTCCTTTTGCCAGCGGCATCAGCATGAAGCCCGCCAAAGTGGCCGAACATGCCAAAGCCAAGATCGAGGAATTCGACATCCGGACACCCTCGGCCGGTTCGGCTGCGGGAACACTGTCCGGCGGCAACCAGCAAAAGGTGGTCATGGCCCGGGAACTCTCCCGGCCGCTCCGGTTGTTCATCGCAAGCCAGCCGACCCGCGGCGTGGACGTAGGCTCCATCGAGTTCCTGCACAAGCGCATTGTGGCCGAGCGGGATGTCGGAACGCCGGTGATGATCGTTTCCACCGAGCTTGATGAAGTCATCGAACTCGCAGACAGGATCGCCGTGCTCTACAAGGGCAAACTCGTGGGAATCGTCCCGGCGGGAACACCCCGTGACACGCTCGGCTTGATGATGGCCGGCGTCGGCCCGGAAGGAGGCTCCGATGACCACTAG
- a CDS encoding ABC transporter permease: protein MTTSSDGSTKDQTPEESTAEVRAADVALDTAGGTLEPSIVPVSSQSGDPGHHQGNLMRRIVMGNGFVSVLAVIVALFLGGLLIASTDAQVAKTAGYLFARPSDFLTALWSAMTDSYVALFQGSVFSPRQGFKPLLETMTVATPLICAGLGVALAFRAGLFNIGAQGQIIISATLAAYVGFTWHLPFGLHLLLVIVMGVLGGAAWGAIVGILKARTGAHEVIVTIMLNYVALFLLDFLLNTAAFRRPGDNSPISPRLDESATYPVFIPGSRLHLGFLVAIALTYGVWWMLNRSTIGFEFRAVGANPVAARTAGVKVPRATILVMALAGALAAFGGVAQVAGTEKVLTGGVAAQIGFDSITVALLGRSTPWGTFFAGLLFGAFRAGAVQMQIQTGTPIDIVLVVQSLIVLFIAAPPLIRSIFRLEGKKKKKDKTPKAAPEAALANATGGAK from the coding sequence ATGACCACTAGCAGCGACGGGTCCACCAAGGACCAAACCCCTGAAGAGTCCACTGCCGAAGTACGGGCAGCAGACGTCGCCCTGGATACGGCCGGAGGAACCCTTGAGCCGTCCATTGTCCCGGTTTCTTCCCAGAGCGGGGATCCGGGACACCACCAGGGCAACCTGATGCGGCGCATCGTCATGGGCAATGGCTTCGTGTCGGTTTTGGCCGTCATTGTGGCGCTGTTCCTCGGCGGCCTGCTGATTGCCAGCACCGATGCCCAGGTTGCCAAGACCGCGGGCTACCTCTTCGCCCGTCCGAGCGACTTCCTGACCGCACTGTGGTCTGCCATGACGGACAGCTACGTGGCTCTCTTCCAGGGCTCGGTCTTCAGCCCCCGGCAGGGCTTCAAGCCCCTCCTTGAGACGATGACCGTTGCCACGCCCCTGATCTGTGCCGGCCTGGGCGTTGCCCTGGCCTTCCGTGCGGGCCTTTTCAACATCGGCGCGCAGGGCCAGATCATCATCAGCGCCACCCTTGCCGCTTACGTGGGTTTCACCTGGCACCTGCCGTTCGGCCTGCACCTGCTCCTGGTGATCGTCATGGGTGTCCTCGGCGGCGCCGCTTGGGGCGCGATCGTCGGTATCCTCAAAGCCCGGACCGGCGCGCACGAAGTCATCGTGACCATCATGCTGAACTACGTGGCCCTGTTCCTGCTGGACTTCCTCCTGAACACCGCGGCATTCCGGCGGCCCGGGGACAACAGCCCCATCTCGCCGCGACTGGACGAATCCGCCACCTACCCGGTATTCATTCCTGGGTCCCGGCTCCACCTGGGCTTCCTGGTAGCCATCGCGCTGACCTACGGCGTGTGGTGGATGTTGAACCGGTCCACCATCGGCTTTGAATTCCGTGCCGTTGGCGCCAACCCGGTCGCTGCCCGTACGGCCGGCGTCAAGGTACCCCGGGCCACCATCCTCGTGATGGCACTGGCCGGTGCCCTCGCCGCCTTCGGTGGCGTCGCGCAGGTCGCCGGCACCGAAAAGGTGCTGACCGGCGGTGTTGCTGCACAGATCGGCTTCGACTCCATCACTGTTGCCTTGCTCGGCCGCAGCACGCCGTGGGGAACGTTCTTCGCGGGACTGTTGTTCGGTGCCTTCCGCGCCGGTGCCGTGCAGATGCAGATCCAAACCGGAACACCCATCGACATCGTGCTGGTGGTCCAGTCCCTGATCGTCCTGTTCATCGCTGCTCCGCCACTGATCCGGTCGATCTTCCGGTTGGAAGGCAAGAAAAAGAAGAAGGACAAGACACCGAAGGCGGCCCCGGAAGCTGCCCTTGCCAATGCCACCGGAGGTGCCAAATGA
- a CDS encoding ABC transporter permease has product MSATTTAPRSGSTALPAFRPSLKVPVSLGVLALIALVFFGFLGSDKTAEMKISDTGDAVAVPALMIPGQAGGIVLGILLLAMAAYSIYLWTQGERSPKWLPIAFAVVFVFALLVWIVAGARQPSISLAGLVAGSVTLAVPLVFGSLSGVLCERVGVVNIAIEGQLLGGAFTAALVATMTGSPYIGLLAAAAAGAVVSMVLAVFSIKYLVNQIIVGVVLNVLVSGLTGFLYGTLMVPNKEQFNTPGRLDILPIPLLSDIPIIGPILFEQSIAGYLMYIAVAVVWFGLFKTRWGLRVRAVGEHPQAADTLGINVNATRFWNVTLGGAIAGIGGAVFTLVTIDSFTKDISGGRGFIALAALIFGRWNPIGAFLASLLFGFAYNLQSILGIIGTPVPSQFMAMLPYLVTIFAVAGLVGKSRPPAASGIPYVKG; this is encoded by the coding sequence ATGAGCGCGACAACCACTGCCCCCAGGTCGGGGTCCACGGCCCTTCCGGCGTTCCGACCCTCGCTGAAAGTACCCGTTTCACTGGGCGTCCTGGCTCTCATTGCACTGGTCTTCTTCGGTTTCCTCGGCTCCGACAAGACCGCGGAGATGAAGATCAGCGACACCGGCGACGCCGTCGCCGTCCCGGCGCTGATGATTCCCGGCCAAGCGGGCGGCATCGTGCTCGGAATCCTGTTGCTGGCCATGGCCGCCTACTCGATCTACCTGTGGACGCAGGGGGAGAGGTCACCGAAGTGGCTTCCCATTGCATTCGCGGTGGTGTTCGTTTTCGCCTTGCTGGTGTGGATCGTGGCCGGCGCCCGTCAGCCGTCCATTTCGCTGGCCGGCTTGGTGGCCGGCTCGGTGACCCTCGCGGTTCCCTTGGTCTTCGGCTCGCTTTCGGGTGTGCTGTGTGAGCGCGTCGGCGTGGTCAACATCGCCATCGAAGGCCAGCTTCTGGGCGGCGCGTTCACGGCAGCCCTCGTGGCCACCATGACCGGAAGCCCGTACATCGGCCTGCTCGCTGCGGCCGCTGCCGGTGCGGTCGTCTCCATGGTCCTCGCGGTGTTCAGCATCAAGTACCTCGTGAACCAGATCATCGTCGGTGTCGTCCTCAACGTCCTGGTCTCCGGGCTGACGGGCTTCCTGTACGGCACCCTCATGGTCCCAAACAAGGAACAGTTCAACACTCCCGGCCGCCTGGACATCCTGCCCATCCCGCTGCTTTCGGACATCCCCATCATTGGGCCCATCCTGTTCGAGCAGTCCATCGCCGGCTACCTCATGTACATCGCCGTGGCCGTGGTGTGGTTCGGCCTGTTCAAGACCCGCTGGGGCCTGCGTGTCCGCGCTGTCGGCGAGCACCCGCAGGCTGCTGACACCCTGGGCATCAACGTCAATGCAACGCGTTTCTGGAACGTCACCCTGGGCGGTGCAATTGCCGGTATCGGCGGCGCGGTGTTCACCCTGGTCACCATTGACTCCTTCACCAAGGACATCTCCGGCGGCCGCGGCTTCATTGCGCTGGCGGCCCTGATCTTCGGTCGATGGAATCCGATCGGAGCGTTCCTGGCGTCGCTGCTCTTCGGTTTTGCCTACAACCTGCAGTCAATCCTGGGCATCATCGGAACGCCTGTACCCAGCCAGTTCATGGCCATGCTGCCTTACCTGGTGACCATCTTCGCCGTCGCCGGTCTGGTGGGTAAGTCGCGGCCACCGGCCGCAAGCGGCATACCGTACGTGAAGGGTTGA
- a CDS encoding cytidine deaminase encodes MSANEVDWQALEAAAVQAMANAYAPYSKFPVGAAALTEDGRIVSGCNVENASYGLTLCAECALVGQLHMSGGGRIAAFYCVDGQGNVLMPCGRCRQLLYEFRAPGMQLMTTQGIKTMDQVLPDAFGPEHLEETLDQH; translated from the coding sequence ATGTCAGCGAACGAGGTCGACTGGCAGGCCCTGGAAGCCGCAGCCGTCCAAGCCATGGCCAATGCTTATGCTCCCTATTCGAAGTTCCCGGTGGGGGCTGCGGCCCTCACCGAGGACGGCAGGATCGTCAGCGGCTGCAATGTGGAGAATGCCAGCTACGGACTGACTCTCTGCGCCGAATGCGCTTTGGTGGGCCAGCTCCACATGAGCGGCGGAGGCAGGATCGCCGCGTTCTATTGCGTGGACGGCCAGGGCAATGTCCTCATGCCCTGCGGGCGCTGCCGCCAGTTGCTCTACGAATTCCGGGCACCCGGAATGCAGCTCATGACCACCCAAGGAATCAAAACCATGGACCAGGTGCTTCCTGACGCCTTTGGTCCTGAACACCTGGAGGAGACCCTTGACCAGCACTGA
- a CDS encoding thymidine phosphorylase, translated as MTSTEAFDAVQIITIKRDKGTLTPEQIDWTIDAYTRGVIAEEQMAALNMAILLNGMDRQEISRWTSAMIASGERMDFSSLTTPDGGRKATSDKHSTGGVGDKITLPLAPLVAVFGVAVPQLSGRGLGHTGGTLDKLEAIPGWRANLSNDEIMAQLQDVGAVICAAGSGLAPADKKLYALRDVTGTVEAIPLIASSIMSKKIAEGTGSLVLDVKVGSGAFMKDEAKARELAETMVALGKDAGVHTVALLTDMSTPLGLTAGNAIEVEESVEVLAGGGPEDVVELTVRLAEEMLAGAGIHDADPADALKDGRAMDVWNRMIEAQGGDPRAALPVARESEVVYAPADGVLVELDALSVGVAAWRLGAGRARKEDKVQAGAGVRMHAKPGALVRAGEPLMTLLTDTPEKFDRAKEALRDAVVIAPEGSRPGSQLIISRIA; from the coding sequence TTGACCAGCACTGAAGCTTTCGACGCTGTCCAGATCATCACGATCAAACGTGACAAGGGCACGCTCACCCCCGAACAGATCGACTGGACCATCGACGCCTACACGCGCGGTGTCATCGCAGAGGAACAGATGGCGGCCTTGAATATGGCCATCCTGCTCAACGGCATGGACCGCCAGGAGATCTCGCGCTGGACCTCGGCGATGATCGCCTCGGGCGAGCGGATGGACTTCTCGTCCCTGACAACGCCCGACGGCGGCCGGAAGGCTACCAGCGACAAGCACTCCACCGGTGGGGTAGGGGACAAGATCACCCTGCCGCTGGCACCGCTGGTGGCCGTTTTCGGCGTCGCTGTGCCGCAGTTGTCCGGCCGGGGCCTTGGCCACACAGGCGGAACCCTGGACAAGCTCGAAGCGATTCCCGGGTGGCGGGCCAACCTCAGCAACGACGAGATCATGGCCCAGCTCCAGGACGTAGGCGCTGTGATCTGTGCTGCCGGATCGGGACTGGCTCCCGCGGACAAGAAGCTCTACGCCTTGCGGGATGTCACCGGGACAGTGGAGGCCATTCCGCTGATCGCGTCCTCGATCATGAGCAAGAAGATCGCAGAAGGCACGGGCTCGTTGGTGCTGGATGTCAAAGTGGGCTCCGGCGCCTTCATGAAGGACGAAGCGAAGGCCCGCGAGCTTGCCGAGACGATGGTGGCCTTGGGCAAGGACGCAGGAGTACACACCGTGGCCTTGCTCACCGACATGTCTACGCCGTTGGGACTCACCGCAGGCAACGCGATCGAAGTGGAGGAGTCGGTGGAGGTCCTCGCCGGCGGCGGTCCGGAAGACGTCGTCGAACTGACCGTCCGCCTTGCCGAGGAGATGCTGGCCGGTGCCGGTATCCACGACGCCGATCCGGCGGACGCGCTCAAGGACGGCCGCGCGATGGACGTCTGGAACCGGATGATCGAGGCCCAAGGCGGCGATCCCCGGGCGGCGTTGCCGGTGGCCAGGGAGTCCGAGGTGGTTTATGCTCCGGCGGACGGTGTCCTGGTCGAACTGGACGCGCTGTCCGTAGGTGTCGCCGCCTGGCGTCTTGGAGCCGGCCGGGCCCGCAAGGAGGACAAGGTCCAGGCCGGGGCGGGCGTCCGCATGCATGCCAAGCCGGGTGCTTTGGTGCGGGCAGGGGAGCCGCTGATGACGCTCCTTACGGACACCCCGGAAAAGTTCGACCGGGCCAAGGAAGCACTCCGCGACGCGGTGGTCATCGCCCCTGAGGGGTCGCGCCCGGGCAGTCAGCTGATTATCAGCCGAATCGCCTAG
- a CDS encoding DedA family protein — MQGINDFILAAAGQPWVLFLVLACCLIDGFFPPIPSESVVVGLSAVSGSSGVPNIWLLAFMAALGAFAGDNIAYIIGSRIGTQRWRWMRRQRMQGAFRWAGKELRRRAASLIMVARFIPIGRVAVNLTAGATHFNHRRFVALTALSAILWASYSVVLGYFFGVWFEHNHLLGAVIAIVVAVILGVIIDRIISKVRGAAPLDGKNIPEQDAPPPPTV, encoded by the coding sequence GTGCAGGGCATCAACGATTTCATCCTGGCCGCGGCGGGACAGCCGTGGGTGCTGTTCCTGGTGTTGGCGTGCTGCCTGATTGACGGTTTCTTTCCCCCCATTCCCAGCGAGTCCGTGGTGGTGGGCCTCAGCGCGGTATCCGGCAGCAGCGGAGTGCCGAATATCTGGCTGCTCGCCTTCATGGCCGCCCTTGGGGCTTTCGCCGGGGACAACATCGCCTACATCATCGGCAGCCGGATCGGAACGCAGCGATGGCGCTGGATGCGCAGGCAACGGATGCAGGGTGCCTTCCGCTGGGCAGGCAAGGAGCTGCGCCGCCGCGCGGCCTCCCTCATCATGGTGGCCAGGTTCATTCCCATCGGCAGGGTGGCCGTCAACCTGACAGCCGGGGCCACGCACTTCAACCATCGCCGCTTTGTGGCTCTGACTGCGCTTTCGGCGATTCTGTGGGCCAGCTACTCCGTGGTCCTGGGCTACTTCTTTGGCGTCTGGTTCGAGCACAACCATCTGCTGGGGGCTGTCATCGCGATTGTGGTGGCAGTGATCCTTGGCGTCATCATTGACCGCATCATCAGCAAGGTCCGCGGTGCCGCGCCCTTGGACGGCAAGAACATCCCCGAACAGGATGCCCCGCCTCCACCCACGGTATGA
- a CDS encoding DedA family protein: MLEHAAGQPWIYPVLLVFFFIDGFATILPSETAIVGLSALSLHSGEPNLWILGATALVGAMAGDNMAYMLGRKIGLTRWKWMRRPKVQKMFAWAQYELDKRGAVLIFTARYIPWGRVAVNYVAGQTGFRHRTFFWLDAFACVTWVAYSIGIGLLAGQWVHHNPLLGVGIAVAFAVVLGIIVDHTLRWWHKYLEKRDHSREAAAAAEAPSVENSHKAVVGVDRSKPAG; this comes from the coding sequence ATGCTCGAGCATGCAGCCGGGCAGCCCTGGATATATCCCGTACTTCTTGTCTTCTTCTTCATTGACGGATTTGCCACCATCCTCCCCAGCGAAACGGCCATTGTTGGGCTCTCGGCGCTGTCCCTTCACAGCGGAGAGCCGAATCTTTGGATCCTGGGCGCCACCGCGCTGGTGGGAGCCATGGCCGGCGACAACATGGCGTACATGCTCGGCCGCAAGATCGGCCTGACCCGCTGGAAGTGGATGCGCCGCCCCAAGGTCCAAAAAATGTTCGCTTGGGCCCAGTACGAGCTCGACAAGCGCGGTGCTGTGCTCATCTTTACGGCCCGCTACATTCCCTGGGGTCGCGTAGCCGTGAACTACGTCGCCGGGCAGACCGGATTCCGGCACCGGACCTTCTTCTGGCTGGATGCCTTCGCCTGCGTCACCTGGGTGGCCTACTCCATCGGCATCGGCCTGCTTGCCGGTCAATGGGTGCACCACAACCCGCTCCTGGGTGTTGGTATCGCCGTCGCCTTCGCCGTGGTGCTGGGCATCATCGTGGACCACACACTGCGCTGGTGGCACAAATACCTGGAGAAAAGGGACCACTCCAGGGAAGCCGCCGCAGCCGCCGAGGCACCTTCGGTGGAAAACTCCCACAAGGCCGTGGTCGGCGTCGACCGTTCCAAGCCCGCTGGCTAA
- a CDS encoding adenosine deaminase yields MTEPILDAAPALDFDLKSLPKVSLHDHLDGGLRPATIIELAEAVGHTLPSTDPVALGQWFRDSADSGSLVRYLETFDHTIAVMQTKEGLFRVAKEFVEDLAEDGVVYGEVRWAPEQHLQKGLTLDDVVEAVQAGLEAGVDAAEERGQQIQVGQLITAMRHADRGQEIAELAVRHRTNGAVGFDIAGAEDGFLPSRFKDAFTYLAENNFPATVHAGEAAGLESIQSALVDGRALRLGHGVRIAEDISVEFEDHADDDGEDTVGLVTIGNIAGWVRDRGIALEICPSSNLQTGAVSGFGEGIESHPVDMLFQLGFNVTINTDNRLMSGVTLTDEFELLVETFDYDLDDLLELTLNAAEAAFLPLDEREALVEYINDAYANLG; encoded by the coding sequence GTGACTGAGCCCATACTTGACGCTGCCCCTGCCCTCGACTTCGATCTGAAGAGCCTGCCCAAGGTCTCCCTTCATGACCACCTGGATGGAGGCCTCCGCCCGGCCACCATCATTGAACTGGCCGAGGCTGTTGGCCACACGCTGCCCTCCACCGACCCCGTAGCCTTGGGCCAGTGGTTCCGCGACTCCGCTGATTCCGGTTCGCTGGTCCGTTACCTTGAAACGTTCGACCACACCATCGCGGTGATGCAGACCAAGGAAGGCCTCTTCCGTGTTGCCAAGGAATTTGTTGAGGACCTTGCCGAAGACGGCGTCGTGTACGGCGAAGTCCGTTGGGCGCCGGAGCAGCACCTCCAGAAGGGCCTGACCCTCGATGACGTGGTGGAGGCCGTCCAGGCAGGCCTGGAAGCCGGCGTAGACGCCGCCGAGGAGCGCGGCCAGCAGATCCAGGTGGGCCAGCTCATCACCGCCATGCGCCACGCTGACCGGGGCCAGGAAATCGCCGAACTCGCGGTCCGCCACCGGACCAACGGCGCCGTTGGCTTCGATATCGCCGGCGCCGAGGACGGCTTCCTGCCCTCCCGCTTCAAGGACGCCTTCACCTATCTCGCCGAGAACAACTTCCCGGCCACGGTCCATGCAGGCGAAGCCGCAGGCCTGGAGAGCATCCAGTCCGCGCTGGTTGACGGCAGGGCCCTGCGCCTGGGTCACGGCGTTCGGATTGCCGAGGACATTTCGGTCGAGTTTGAGGACCACGCGGACGACGACGGCGAGGACACCGTTGGCCTGGTGACCATCGGCAACATTGCCGGCTGGGTCCGTGACCGCGGAATCGCCCTGGAGATCTGCCCGTCCTCGAACCTGCAGACCGGCGCCGTTTCCGGTTTCGGCGAGGGCATTGAAAGCCACCCTGTGGACATGCTCTTCCAGCTGGGCTTCAACGTGACCATCAACACCGATAACCGCCTGATGAGCGGGGTCACCCTCACGGATGAGTTCGAACTTCTGGTGGAGACCTTCGACTACGACCTTGATGACCTGTTGGAACTGACCCTCAACGCAGCCGAGGCAGCCTTCCTGCCGCTGGACGAGCGTGAAGCTTTGGTTGAGTACATCAACGATGCCTACGCCAACCTCGGCTAA